A region from the Arachis ipaensis cultivar K30076 chromosome B01, Araip1.1, whole genome shotgun sequence genome encodes:
- the LOC107630427 gene encoding probable sugar phosphate/phosphate translocator At1g12500, protein MVEAQTWTTRRMSNPRLLDNSSTNNNPDQVLDIPATPPSEARNNHLNGLKSGIATTTSMSPTILTAIIIASWYFSNIGVLLLNKYLLSFYGYRYPIFLTMLHMLSCSAYSYASINFLELVPPQHIHSKKQFLKILALSAIFCFSVVCGNTSLRYIPVSFNQAIGATTPFFTAIFSFIITCKKETGEVYVALLPVVLGIVVASNSEPLFHLFGFLVCVGSTAGRALKSVVQGILLSSEGEKLHSMNLLLYMAPMAAMILLPFTLYIEGNVFSVTIEKAKEDPYMVFLLLGNATVAYLVNLTNFLVTKHTSALTLQVLGNAKAAVAAVVSVLIFRNPVTVMGMAGFGITVMGVVLYSEAKKRSKVTTH, encoded by the exons ATGGTGGAGGCACAGACATGGACAACCAGAAGGATGAGCAATCCGAGGTTGTTGGACAACTCATCCACCAACAACAATCCCGACCAAGTACTGGACATCCCGGCGACACCGCCATCGGAAGCAAGAAACAACCACCTAAACGGCCTAAAAAGTGGCATCGCCACCACCACCTCCATGTCCCCAACGATCCTAACTGCAATCATAATTGCGTCGTGGTACTTCTCCAACATCGGCGTCCTCCTCCTCAACAAGTACCTCCTCAGCTTCTATGGTTACCGCTACCCAATCTTTCTCACCATGCTCCACATGCTATCCTGCTCCGCTTACAGCTACGCGTCCATTAACTTCCTGGAGCTCGTTCCTCCTCAGCACATCCACTCCAAGAAGCAGTTCCTTAAGATCCTCGCACTCAGCGCCATCTTCTGCTTCTCTGTTGTCTGCGGCAACACCTCCCTCAG GTACATTCCTGTGTCTTTCAACCAAGCAATAGGAGCAACGACCCCGTTCTTCACAGCCatcttctctttcatcataacCTGCAAGAAAGAAACCGGTGAAGTATACGTGGCACTCTTGCCTGTTGTTCTTGGCATCGTAGTCGCCAGCAACAGCGAGCCTCTCTTCCACTTGTTCGGCTTCTTGGTTTGCGTGGGTTCAACCGCGGGTCGAGCACTGAAATCGGTTGTCCAGGGAATCCTCTTAAGTTCAGAAGGCGAAAAGCTTCACTCTATGAACCTTCTTCTTTACATGGCTCCAATGGCGGCCATGATATTGCTGCCATTTACTCTCTACATCGAAGGGAACGTTTTCAGTGTGACGATTGAGAAGGCGAAGGAGGATCCGTATATGGTGTTCTTGTTGCTTGGGAATGCCACGGTGGCGTATTTGGTGAATTTGACGAATTTCTTGGTCACGAAGCACACCAGTGCCTTGACTTTACAAGTGTTGGGAAACGCCAAAGCTGCGGTTGCGGCGGTTGTTTCTGTTTTGATATTCAGGAATCCTGTCACGGTTATGGGGATGGCGGGCTTTGGAATAACCGTTATGGGGGTCGTTCTCTACAGTGAGGCTAAGAAGAGATCCAAAGTCACAACACATTGA